The proteins below are encoded in one region of Vulpes lagopus strain Blue_001 chromosome 10, ASM1834538v1, whole genome shotgun sequence:
- the USP10 gene encoding ubiquitin carboxyl-terminal hydrolase 10 isoform X1: MALRNPQYIFGDFSPDEFNQFFVTPRSSVELPPYNGAVLCGTQATDELPDGQEYQRIEFGVNEVIEPNDTLPRTPNYSISSTLNPQAPEFILSCTTSKKPPDDLDKEATYSSVDCQYPGSALALDGSSSTEVEVLESDGVSGGLGQRERKKKKKRPPGYYSYLKDGGEGSIPTEALVNGHANSAVPNIVGSEDAELVGEVPPSGTPRTCSSPQDSTDFVSDAVPGGPFPGALDGDTRTAGQPEGCHRADLEQSCLSTEAGRDSLLRTAVAQPYMGTHTTENLGVANGQILESSGEGSAANGVELHTVESTDSDPAKAESASPAADTPASVAGTAPTSQPKSWASLFHDSKPSSSSPVASVETKYSPPATSPLVSEKQIEVKEGLVPVSEDPVAIKIAELLENVTLIHKPVSLQPRGLINKGNWCYINATLQALVACPPMYHLMKFIPLYSKVQRPCTSTPMIDSFVRLMNEFTNMPVPPKPRQALGDKIVRDIRPGAAFEPTYIYRLLTVIKSSLSEKGRQEDAEEYLGFILNGLHEEMLSLKKLLSPNNEKLTISNGPKSHSVTEDDQEEPGEGSEDEWEQVGPRNKTSVTRQAEFVQTPITGIFGGHIRSVVYQQSSKESATLQPFFTLQLDIQSDRIRTVQDALESLVARESVQGYTTKTKQEVEISRRVTLEKLPPVLVLHLKRFVYEKTGGCQKLIKNIEYPVDLEISKELLSPGVKNKNFKCHRTYRLFAVVYHHGSSATGGHYTTDVFQIGLNGWLRIDDQAVKVINQYQVVKPTAERTAYLLYYRRVDLL, from the exons gaCAAGAATATCAGAGAATTGAATTTGGTGTTAATGAAGTAATTGAACCCAATGACACTTTGCCGAGAACTCCCAACTACAGTATTTCAAGCACATTGAATCCTCAGGCCCCTGAATTTATTCTCAGTTGCACAACTTCCAAAAAACCCCCTGATGACCTAGATAAAGAAGCTACCTACAGCTCAGTTGACTGCCAGTACCCAGGCTCTGCCCTTGCCCTGGATGGCAGTTCTAGCACAGAGGTTGAAGTTTTAGAAAGTGATGGTGTTTCAGGTGGTCTTGGACAAAGGGAgcgtaaaaagaagaaaaaacgtCCCCCAGGATATTACAGTTACTTGAAAGATGGTGGTGAGGGTAGTATTCCCACGGAAGCCCTGGTCAATGGCCACGCCAATTCGGCAGTCCCAAACATCGTAGGCTCAGAGGATGCAGAGTTAGTGGGTGAGGTGCCCCCATCGGGGACGCCCAGGACTTGTAGCAGCCCTCAGGATTCCACGGACTTCGTCAGTGACGCTGTGCCTGGTGGGCCTTTCCCTGGAGCCCTCGATGGTGATACCAGGACTGCAGGGCAGCCTGAGGGCTGCCACAGGGCTGACTTGGAACAGTCCTGCCTCTCTACGGAGGCTGGCAGGGACAGCCTGTTGAGGACAGCTGTGGCTCAGCCTTACATGGGAACTCATACTACTGAAAACCTTGGAGTTGCTAACGGACAAATACTTGAATCCTCCGGTGAGGGCTCAGCTGCCAACGGAGTCGAGTTGCACACTGTGGAGAGCACGGACTCGGACCCAGCTAAGGCCGAGAGCGCTTCCCCTGCTGCCGACACCCCGGCCTCTGTGGCGGGCACTGCTCCCACCAGCCAGCCTAAGTCATGGGCCAGCCTTTTTCACGATTCTAAGCCCTCTTCCTCTTCACCTGTGGCTTCTGTGGAAACTAAGTATTCCCCTCCTGCCACATCTCCCCTGGTCTCTGAAAAGCAGATTGAAGTCAAAGAAGGGCTTGTTCCAGTTTCAGAGGATCCTGTAGCCATAAAGATTGCAG AGTTACTGGAGAATGTAACCCTAATACATAAACCAGTGTCATTGCAACCCCGTGGGCTGATCAATAAAGGAAACTGGTGCTACATTAATGCT ACGCTGCAGGCACTGGTTGCTTGCCCTCCGATGTATCACCTGATGAAGTTCATTCCTCTGTATTCAAAAGTGCAAAGGCCTTGTACATCGACACCCATGATAGATAGCTT TGTTCGGCTAATGAATGAGTTTACTAATATGCCAGTACCTCCAAAACCCAGACAAG CTCTTGGGGATAAAATCGTGAGAGATATCCGCCCTGGAGCTGCTTTTGAACCTACGTATATTTACAGACTTCTGACAGTTATCAAGTCGAGCCTGTCGGAAAAG GGTCGACAAGAAGATGCTGAGGAGTACTTAGGCTTCATTCTAAATGGACTTCATGAGGAAATGCTCAGCCTAAAGAAGCTCCTGTCACCGAACAATGAAA AACTCACTATTTCCAATGGACCCAAAAGTCACTCGGTGACTGAAGACGACCAGGAAGAACCAGGCGAAGGAAGTGAGGACGAATGGGAGCAAGTGGGCCCCAGAAATAAGACTTCAGTCACTCGCCAGGCGGAGTTTGTTCAGACCCCAATCACTGGCATTTTTGGTGGACACATCAG gtCTGTGGTTTACCAGCAGAGTTCAAAGGAGTCGGCCACTTTGCAGCCATTCTTCACCTTGCAGCTGGACATCCAGTCTGACAGGATCCGTACGGTCCAGGATGCATTGGAGAGCTTGGTGGCAAGAGAATCTGTCCAGGGTTATACCACGAAAACCAAACAAGAG GTGGAGATAAGCCGACGAGTAACTCTGGAGAAGCTCCCTCCTGTTCTTGTGCTGCACCTGAAACGGTTTGTTTACGAGAAGACTGGTGGATGCCAGAAGctcataaaaaatattgaatatccTGTGGACTTGGAAATCAGTAAAG aactGCTTTCTCCAGgggttaaaaataagaattttaaatgccACAGAACCTATAGGCTATTTGCAG TGGTCTACCACCATGGCAGCAGTGCGACGGGTGGCCACTACACCACAGACGTCTTCCAGATTGGCCTCAACGGCTGGCTGCGCATCGATGACCAGGCGGTCAAGGTGATCAACCAGTACCAAGTGGTGAAGCCCACTGCGGAGCGCACAGCCTACCTCCTGTATTACCGCCGTGTGGACCTGCTGTAG
- the USP10 gene encoding ubiquitin carboxyl-terminal hydrolase 10 isoform X2, giving the protein MLYKGRLYIHHFELPPYNGAVLCGTQATDELPDGQEYQRIEFGVNEVIEPNDTLPRTPNYSISSTLNPQAPEFILSCTTSKKPPDDLDKEATYSSVDCQYPGSALALDGSSSTEVEVLESDGVSGGLGQRERKKKKKRPPGYYSYLKDGGEGSIPTEALVNGHANSAVPNIVGSEDAELVGEVPPSGTPRTCSSPQDSTDFVSDAVPGGPFPGALDGDTRTAGQPEGCHRADLEQSCLSTEAGRDSLLRTAVAQPYMGTHTTENLGVANGQILESSGEGSAANGVELHTVESTDSDPAKAESASPAADTPASVAGTAPTSQPKSWASLFHDSKPSSSSPVASVETKYSPPATSPLVSEKQIEVKEGLVPVSEDPVAIKIAELLENVTLIHKPVSLQPRGLINKGNWCYINATLQALVACPPMYHLMKFIPLYSKVQRPCTSTPMIDSFVRLMNEFTNMPVPPKPRQALGDKIVRDIRPGAAFEPTYIYRLLTVIKSSLSEKGRQEDAEEYLGFILNGLHEEMLSLKKLLSPNNEKLTISNGPKSHSVTEDDQEEPGEGSEDEWEQVGPRNKTSVTRQAEFVQTPITGIFGGHIRSVVYQQSSKESATLQPFFTLQLDIQSDRIRTVQDALESLVARESVQGYTTKTKQEVEISRRVTLEKLPPVLVLHLKRFVYEKTGGCQKLIKNIEYPVDLEISKELLSPGVKNKNFKCHRTYRLFAVVYHHGSSATGGHYTTDVFQIGLNGWLRIDDQAVKVINQYQVVKPTAERTAYLLYYRRVDLL; this is encoded by the exons gaCAAGAATATCAGAGAATTGAATTTGGTGTTAATGAAGTAATTGAACCCAATGACACTTTGCCGAGAACTCCCAACTACAGTATTTCAAGCACATTGAATCCTCAGGCCCCTGAATTTATTCTCAGTTGCACAACTTCCAAAAAACCCCCTGATGACCTAGATAAAGAAGCTACCTACAGCTCAGTTGACTGCCAGTACCCAGGCTCTGCCCTTGCCCTGGATGGCAGTTCTAGCACAGAGGTTGAAGTTTTAGAAAGTGATGGTGTTTCAGGTGGTCTTGGACAAAGGGAgcgtaaaaagaagaaaaaacgtCCCCCAGGATATTACAGTTACTTGAAAGATGGTGGTGAGGGTAGTATTCCCACGGAAGCCCTGGTCAATGGCCACGCCAATTCGGCAGTCCCAAACATCGTAGGCTCAGAGGATGCAGAGTTAGTGGGTGAGGTGCCCCCATCGGGGACGCCCAGGACTTGTAGCAGCCCTCAGGATTCCACGGACTTCGTCAGTGACGCTGTGCCTGGTGGGCCTTTCCCTGGAGCCCTCGATGGTGATACCAGGACTGCAGGGCAGCCTGAGGGCTGCCACAGGGCTGACTTGGAACAGTCCTGCCTCTCTACGGAGGCTGGCAGGGACAGCCTGTTGAGGACAGCTGTGGCTCAGCCTTACATGGGAACTCATACTACTGAAAACCTTGGAGTTGCTAACGGACAAATACTTGAATCCTCCGGTGAGGGCTCAGCTGCCAACGGAGTCGAGTTGCACACTGTGGAGAGCACGGACTCGGACCCAGCTAAGGCCGAGAGCGCTTCCCCTGCTGCCGACACCCCGGCCTCTGTGGCGGGCACTGCTCCCACCAGCCAGCCTAAGTCATGGGCCAGCCTTTTTCACGATTCTAAGCCCTCTTCCTCTTCACCTGTGGCTTCTGTGGAAACTAAGTATTCCCCTCCTGCCACATCTCCCCTGGTCTCTGAAAAGCAGATTGAAGTCAAAGAAGGGCTTGTTCCAGTTTCAGAGGATCCTGTAGCCATAAAGATTGCAG AGTTACTGGAGAATGTAACCCTAATACATAAACCAGTGTCATTGCAACCCCGTGGGCTGATCAATAAAGGAAACTGGTGCTACATTAATGCT ACGCTGCAGGCACTGGTTGCTTGCCCTCCGATGTATCACCTGATGAAGTTCATTCCTCTGTATTCAAAAGTGCAAAGGCCTTGTACATCGACACCCATGATAGATAGCTT TGTTCGGCTAATGAATGAGTTTACTAATATGCCAGTACCTCCAAAACCCAGACAAG CTCTTGGGGATAAAATCGTGAGAGATATCCGCCCTGGAGCTGCTTTTGAACCTACGTATATTTACAGACTTCTGACAGTTATCAAGTCGAGCCTGTCGGAAAAG GGTCGACAAGAAGATGCTGAGGAGTACTTAGGCTTCATTCTAAATGGACTTCATGAGGAAATGCTCAGCCTAAAGAAGCTCCTGTCACCGAACAATGAAA AACTCACTATTTCCAATGGACCCAAAAGTCACTCGGTGACTGAAGACGACCAGGAAGAACCAGGCGAAGGAAGTGAGGACGAATGGGAGCAAGTGGGCCCCAGAAATAAGACTTCAGTCACTCGCCAGGCGGAGTTTGTTCAGACCCCAATCACTGGCATTTTTGGTGGACACATCAG gtCTGTGGTTTACCAGCAGAGTTCAAAGGAGTCGGCCACTTTGCAGCCATTCTTCACCTTGCAGCTGGACATCCAGTCTGACAGGATCCGTACGGTCCAGGATGCATTGGAGAGCTTGGTGGCAAGAGAATCTGTCCAGGGTTATACCACGAAAACCAAACAAGAG GTGGAGATAAGCCGACGAGTAACTCTGGAGAAGCTCCCTCCTGTTCTTGTGCTGCACCTGAAACGGTTTGTTTACGAGAAGACTGGTGGATGCCAGAAGctcataaaaaatattgaatatccTGTGGACTTGGAAATCAGTAAAG aactGCTTTCTCCAGgggttaaaaataagaattttaaatgccACAGAACCTATAGGCTATTTGCAG TGGTCTACCACCATGGCAGCAGTGCGACGGGTGGCCACTACACCACAGACGTCTTCCAGATTGGCCTCAACGGCTGGCTGCGCATCGATGACCAGGCGGTCAAGGTGATCAACCAGTACCAAGTGGTGAAGCCCACTGCGGAGCGCACAGCCTACCTCCTGTATTACCGCCGTGTGGACCTGCTGTAG